The Candidatus Poribacteria bacterium genomic sequence TACCGCCTTCATCATAGCCACGCGGTTGATCACCTATCTGCGCCTCAACTAAGGCCATTTGATCACATAGTTAGACGGCACCTCACGAACGAACATGGACATGGAACGATCCCGATCTCCGGTGCGATACGTCGTAGACGACAGATAGAGCTGGTTTTGCGCACGGGTCATGCCGACGTAGAAAAGACGACGCTCCTCTTCAATTTCTGCTTCAGTAATATTCTGTTTCCACATCGGGAAACTTCCCTCCTCCATGCCGAGAATGATAACGATTGGAAATTCTGTTCCTTTCGCTGCGTGTAACGTCATTAAGGTCAATTGCTCGGTCTTATCGTCGAGTTCATCAATATTGGTGAGCAGCTTCTGATAATCCAGGAAGTTGGTGAGCTGATGCTCGTCATTTACGGATTCAAAATGGATGACTGCGTTCATAAACTGAATACGGCGTTGTTGCCATTCGATATCTTCTCGGAACTCTGGGACAACGGTATCTTGTAGTTCTTCCATATATGCTGTTGCTTCTGCTGCTTCCGAGGCTTCGAGCGGTAGACGATCCGGCAGCACAGCATTGTGTGTCTGGGCAAAACGCTTCGCAGCATTGAGCAACGCATCGGTTTCGGTTAAGCTATCTCTTGTATCGGCTACTTCTTGTTGCGATACCTCCGTTTTGGCGAGGATACCAAGCCCGACGAGCGGTAGAAGTTCGGTGAGGGATTTCACTTCACGTTTGTAAGCATCGATTTTGATGAGTTCTTTGAAGATCTCTCTATTGACGCTAACATCCTCTAAGGCACCGTGTAAACGCCCGTGTTCAATGCCAAATTTTTCAGCAAGTGCCCCCATATTACACCGTTGTCGTGGGAAAAGTCTGCGTGCTGTAGCGAGTGTATCGTAATGTGGCGCGGATAAGTCCCTTTTCAAGTATCTTCTTAAGTCACGCGCAAGGATTGGATTATCGTATTCCGCTACATTGTGCCCAATCAAAATCCTATCATGGATGAACCCAAAGAATTCAGGCAATACCATTTCAATTCCGGGTGAATCTTTGACGGTCTCTGCGTCAATTTGATGAATGCGAGTGGCTGAACGAGGGATATGTCCGCCCGGTGGTTTTACCAAGCAGTAGTACCGTTCAACCTCATCGCCGATTGGGCTAAGACGATGCGCTGCGATTTCAACAATTTCCGCTGTTTTCGGATTGATGCCGGTGGTTTCCAAATCATAGACAACCATGTCCGCCATGTTTGGACTTTCATAGCGATTGATGAGACGTTGGCAAAGTTTGAGTGCCGCAATACTCCGAACACCTTCAGTTTCAAGACGGATTACGTCGCTATCTGCTGTATCTGCCGTACCGATGAGAATAACCCGTGCGTCCTGTCCTTTTTCTCCAAGTGCTTCAAAATCACCAATAAGTAGATGCACGCCGTTGTCCGGCTGTGTCGGTCTATTATCATCAGGAGATAGGAATTGGAGTTGCACACTCTGGTTTAGATAGGTTTCAAGCGTTTGATGAATGATATGTGCTGCGCAATACTCATCAATCCCATGGCTGGCAGTAATCTGAATCGGTTCACCAAGGTCAATCGCGCTGTAAAGGACATCCTGTATAGTTGCTAAGTTAGGTAAATCCGGTTGTTTTTCGATGACCTCCAGTTCTTCGGCGCGATAAGGTGAGCGTGAGATTTCCAAAGCATCAAAGAGTTTCTGGATGATTTTATCAATTTTCTCGCCTTCGATTTCAGTTGACAGTTTCTCAAGTTGCGTCCAAAATTGGCGGACATTTCGGCGAGTCAAGGGACCAACATCTTCTGGATATGCCTCAATATTTTTCAGTAGTTCCATGAACGCAATGCCTTTGCGCGCCGCGATCCATTTGAGACGCACCCATGTCAAATCGTCGATATGCGTTTCAGGAAAATTGATCGCGCGTTCGAGGTCTTGTGGAAGTCGCCACTGAATGAAACGGAGGTAAGCGAGAATCCCTTTGCTATTTCCTTCGCCAAAAGAATTCGTCGGTAGAATCCGCTGGAATCTGATGTCTGCGCGCAGCAACTGTTCTACCAGAACATCTGCAAGTTTGTGGGTTCGGTAAAAGACCGCAATGTCGCGGTAAGAGTAATTACGCTGCGTTACCAAACTCTGGATAACATTAATGATGCCAAGTGCTTCCGCGATAGGTGTATCAAAGGTATAGTGAAAAATGTCTCGTCCCGCATCCTTATGGGTTCTGAGCGTGTGCTGCTTTTGGCGATCCGGGTTTCTGGAGATAACTTCCTCCGCAGCGCGCAAGATTTTCTCACTGCACCGGTAATGGTCATCGAGTTCAAGCGTCCGCGGGTTGAAATCCGTTTTGAAATCATCAATATACTGTGGGTCCGAGCCGCGCCAACTATAGATAGATTGGTCTTCGTCTGCGACTACCATGAGATTATGCTCAGGTGCAGCACAGAGCAATTGGAGTAGATGATACTGCACACGGTTCACATCGTGGAATTCGTCAACGAGAATATAGGAGATCTCTTGATGATAGGCTTCCTGTACTTCTTCCACCCGCAACAGTTCGACGGTTTTCAGAAGGAGATCATCGAAATCGAGCGCGTCGTATTCGTCGAGTTTGCGCTGATAGATTTGCAACAAATTTCGGATATTTTCAAGAGTCTCGGAGTCGTAAATATCCGTCTCATTTACTGCATCAACAGGGTTCTGTAGTGTGCATTTAGCATCACTGATGATGTTTCTTAGCAACCATGGTGGGTAGTCGTCAGCGTTGAGGCTCAGTTCACTGACGCTTTCTGTTAAGATCTCGTCTTGGAGTTCTTGATCAAAGATGGTAAAATTTTCGCTTAATCCAATCTTCAGCGCGTGTTTCCGAAGCACTTTGACACAGAATGCGTGGAAGGTGCAAGCCTTAACACTGGATCCGTGCGGTTCACCAATTTCGTTGTTGATGCGTTCCTGCATCTCTTCCGCTGCTTTGTTGGTAAATGTAATCGCAAGGATCTTCTCTGGCCTGATATTGTGTTCGCGAATCAGGTGCTCAATGCGGTGTGTAATGACTTTCGTTTTCCCTGTACCAGGACCTGCGATAACGAGTAGGGGACCGTTTTTATGTGTTACCGCTTCTTTCTGTTTTTCATTTAATTCGTGGAGAATGTTCATCGGGGTTCCCTCCGTACATTCTATCGGGAGAAATTTGTGCGTTTTTTAAGGTCAATGTGATATAGTGTTTGCATTGAGAAACAGAGTGCTGATAAGCAATTCATCACTACCAATAACCTACGATTATTATACCTTATTTGACGTGAAAAATCAAGGCATTTTGGAGATAGTGGAGCCTGTTAGTTTCATTTTTTTGAATTTTTGTGTGGTAGGTTGGGTTAAAAAAAGATACTTGAGGTATTCCTCTGACTTAATTTTTTTATAAGCATATTGCCGCTTATGTGCTTGAACAAAAACGAATACAATGAAATTACTTGATACTGTTGCCCTAATAGTAGATATGCCTGCACTCAATTTATACCGTGGACAGGTCGGCACAATTGTTGAGGAATATGAACCTGGCGTATTTGAAGTTGAATTTAGTGATCTGCAAGGCAGAATGTATGCTTTGGAGACATTAGAGGCTTCTCAACTCATGCTGCTCCGGCATCAACTTCTTGAAGAAAGAAAGTAGGCTTAGTGCTCGTGTTAGGCAGTGAAGCACACTTATTATCTCGCAGATTTAGACGACATGAACACCCAAAACCCACAACCCTACACGCAATGGGAGCTTCCCACAGGTGCTTTGGCGCGCCTCGGCAAAGGCGGAATAGCGGATATTCAGTATTCACCAGATGGGATCCGTCTTGCTGTTGCCTCTTATATCGGTGTCTGGTTGTATGATGCACATACCTGCACCGAACTCGCACTCCTTAAGCATGGACAGGATCAAGGTGCTGTTTCGCTCGCTTTTTCGCGCGATGGTACAATCCTTGTAACTGGAAATGGGGATGATACGATTTCGCTATGGGATGTCTACACTGGCCAGCGTCACTCCATAATGAGACTCGGAAATGCTGAAGATGAAGTCTGGGCATTCGTAGTCTCACCGGATGGCAAAACCCTCATCAGCGGGGGACTGGATGGGAAAATCCAATTTTGGGACATTCACACAGGTCGCCTGCACTTTGAGAGCATCGGACATGCATATCCTATCACGACCTTGGCGTTGTCACCGGATGGCAAAACCCTTGCGAGTGGGAGTAATGACTTCACCATCAATCTCTGGGATGCCCATACAGGAAGACAGCTCTCCACCCTCACAGGACATACACATAACGTTATGGCGTTGGCGTTCTCTCCCAACGGCATAAATCTCGTCAGTGGCAGTCGGGACGAGACGCTCTGCTTATGGGATACCACTACCGGCGAAAAATTAGAAACTCTCGCCACCGACATCGGTGTTACCGGTAATTTGGAGTTTTCACCCGATGGGACATTCCTCGCGAGTGGGAGTGGTGACCAGACCGTTCGGCTCTGGAATGCGGATACAGGCACCGAACAGGCAACTCTCACGGGACATAAAGATGGTATTTGCGGCATCTCTTTCTCTCCCGATGGAAAAACGATTGCCAGTGCGAGTGGTGATCATACCATTCGTTTTTGGGATCCTGCTACCGGTGCAGAGAAAGCAATTATTGACGGGCATATTGAGTGGATTAATGCCGTAACATTCTCTCCTGACGGGAATCTCCTCGCCAGCGGCAGTGATGACGAAACGCTTCGATTGTGGGACCTGTCCACCTACACTGCGTCTCAAACCCTCAACGGCCATGAATATCTGATTGAGGATGTCGCGTTTTCATCGGATGGTGAAATCCTCGCAAGCGCAAGTCAAGATGAAAGGATTTGCTTGTGGAATGTGAATGCTGGCATCGAGATGGCGATCTTGGATCATACGGATATGGTTACCGCATTGGCGTTTGCGCCGAACAGTCCTAAACTCGCGAGCGGCGGTGAAGACAACGCTGTTCGATTGTGGGATGTTGATACTGGAGAGCAATTAGCAGTCTTAGCGGGCCATACCGATATTGTTACGACAGTAGCATTTTCACCGAACGGAAGAACCCTTGCGAGTGGCAGTGAGGATAACACAATTCGGTTATGGAATGCGATCACTGGTCATTATCTCGCTGTGCTTACAGGCCATACCGATGTTGTTAAGGCGGTTGCGTTTTCACCGGATGGAAACATTCTTGCCAGTGGGAGTTCGGACAACACCATTAGACTTTGGGATGTGAACAGTTGTCAGCATATAACCACCCTTATAGGCCATACCGATACTGTTGAGACCGTCGCGTTTTCGCCAGATGGACGCACGCTTATAAGCGGCGGTGATACTGAAGATAACACGATCCGTTTATGGGATCCTGCCACCAACCAGCAGCGTGCACTCATTAAGAACTTTAGAGTTCGCACATTGGCATTCAGTCCTGATGGCAGAACCCTTGCCAGTGGCAGCGCAGACGGGACAATCTTTATCTGGGATCTCGCAACTGTTGAGGCTACATATAATTTAGTCTAACCAGCTTTTGGGAAACCCGATCCTCTTCGCTGGCGAGGTTTGCAACCTCGCCATTTTCATTCCAGATGACGCGTGTTTTATTACGGCTTGGTATCGGTATTAACAGGTGGTTCTTCGTTGTCAATAAACCTTTCAATTGTGTTAATCGTTGCTGGACTCGTACGGAAGTCGGCGACCCACGGTTCACGGAAATATGCCTGCTTTTCGCGCGGTAAGGCGGAGAGTACTTCGGGCGGGGTCTTCAGCCGATGCCAATGCGTTGCGAGATGCGCGTAGGCGTTTAGAACTGCTACGCGTGGTGCCTCCCGTTGCCAAACAGGACCCGCATGACACAGGTTTTCCGTAAAGAAAATCGCACTCCCCGCTGGGCATTCATACGACATCAGGAACGGACTCCGCTCTCCTGCCTCTAAGGACATGTGATCCGAATGCATCGGGAAGTTAGACTTATGGCTGCCTGCTATGAAATGTGTCGCACCATCATTTTTGGTGACATCCGTGAGTTCAAAGACGACGCGCACCATCCCCGCATGAATCCGTCCGTTATTGACGCGGTACCCAAAGATCGGATCGCCCTGTTGCGGTCCACCCCCATGAAGCCCACCGTGTTCCTGTCCTTTTTCACGCCAGACAGAGGAGCAGTTCTCCAACCGAACATCGGGTCCGATAATTTCGTGTAGGACATCAATCACCTTCGGGTGGTCGATGAGAACACTCGCGGGACCGCCCGGTACAGCGCGGTGTTCTGGTGGTAAAGATTCAGGGTTATGATGTATCCGCTCAATCTGAGCAACGATTGCGTCCACCTCGTCGCGTTCAAGGATCGCAGGACGCACGAGGAATCCGCTCAAGTCAAATCGAAATTTTTCTTCATCAGTCATAGGTTTTACATCTCCTCTGATTCTATAGTCTTGGAATGTTTCTTTTTATTTTTCTCTATGAAAGGCTTGAACAGCATCAACGAGTTTATCTGCACCGAACCGCACGACATCTGTCGCTGGCAATCCCGTCTCTGCCTCCGTTTTGAGTATTGCCTCGCGTGCCTCATCCTCAGACAAATCAAAGCAATTCAAAGCGAGTCCGATGACTTTCGCAGGCTTTATCGGTGCAGCCATCGCTTCATACTGTGCGATCATCTCAGTGAGTGAGGGCAACGGCACTGTATACCGTGCAACCGTATCCCGCGAGGGTTGATGGCAAAATATCATCGCATCCGGTAGACTGCCGTGGAGGAGGCTTAACGTTACGCCGGAATATCCGGGATGTACGAGTGAACCCTGTCCTTCAACGATGAGTAGATCGTGATTTTGCGCACCTTCAAGTACAATCTGCTCCGCTGCACCGGCAGTGAAGTCAGAGACGACGGCATCGATCGCAATGCCCCATCCCCATACCATAATCCCGTTTTGCCCTGTCGGACAGAATTCGGCGTTGACTTCACGCGTTCGCAATGCACGTGTGACCTCTATACCCGATAGCATCTTACCCACACGGCAATCTGAACCGACAGTGAGAATCACTGTGGCATTGACATCGTCGGCTTTGCACGTCGCGACGGGGAGATCAGCAGGCGGTTTTCGGGCATCCCATAGAATCACATCGTGTGCCGCTGCGAGTTCTGAGAGTTCTGCGTCCTCACTCAGAAATTGATGCAAACCACTCATGACGTGTAAACCGTTGTGTATCGCTTCGTGGAGGATAGCGCGCCAAGGATGTGGTAACTCGCCGCCCGGAGGTGCAATGCCAATCGCGAGCATCGTCGGATTGAACTGCATCGCCTCGGCGAGGTCTCGGACGATTGGAATGCCTTCACCGATCTCAATGACTTCGCTGGTGTCCCGTCCCGCATTGACACTATCAATGACTGCCACTACATTGTCAGGGAGGTAGCGCACGAGCACTGTGGCGGTCTTCGATTCAAGAACACCGAATGAGCCTTCGGCGAGAATGGCGATTCTGTGTGATTTCGGTTGTAGTTGCTTTACCATTTTTTATCCGCCGTTTCGGAGAGAATGGGATACATTTGTAGACTAACACAAATCACAATCAATTTCAAGAGATTGAAAGATAGTCCATCCAGTTCTCCTACTGACAACTGATAACTGATGACCGACAACTATTAAAGAAATTGCCGGAGATACCTGCCGCCGAGGGCGAATCCGTCTAACCCTGGCGCACCGCGATCCTCGTTTTCGACACAGAGGACATAGTCATAGCTGGATTCCTGCAACGCACCGGTGATCGTACCCCAATTCAATTGACCGCGTCCGGGTACACGATATTGCCACCACCAGTTCCCAATGATACCTTGTCGGAATTTCATCTGTGGACTGATTTCGCAATCCTTCACATCGGCGTAATACCACTTGCCGTTGAACATACGGATCGCATCTTCAGCGGGTAGAATTCCCATCCATAGCCAGTGCGACGGATCGCAGGACAGCCCCAGTGAATCTGATGGGATCGCGTCGAGGATACGTTCCCACATTTCGGGATTACAAGCGATGTTGCCCATGCGTACGGCGCAATCGAGTGCAAGCTGCACGCCTTTCTCTTCGGCGAAACGGACGACAGGTGTCCACATCTCTTTGAACCGTCCGACGAGTTCAACGGACCTGTCCCCTGGATTTCCCGGTTCTGAGGAGAACTGCCCGTAGAAGTGCCAACTCACGGGACTGCCAGCGTAGGTCACGACCACTGGTGCCCCGAGAATAGAAGTAGCTTCGATTGCCTGCATCAAAGTGTCGCGCGCGTTCTCTCGTGTTTCCGGATCATCGTCAAGTAGGTTACTATGCGCTGTTAAGGCGGCGAGATATATACCATGACTCTCCAAAATTTCCTTGACCTCTTCGCCACCAGATTGTATAATGACACTCGGTTCAACAACGCCGGTGGCGTTAGGACGGATTGCGTCAAATCCGTTGGCTTTTGCCCACGCTGCGCATTCGGCAAGGCTCCAACCGCCGTCGCCTGCGCTGGTGCTGAAACTTAAATCCATAATTTTCCCTTTTCTTACAGCATTGAGGACTTTTTACGTATGCAAATTCTATGTGAAGAAAATATTACTGAAAAACTATTTTCGCTCTATAATCAACTGCTTGCGCAACACGGGCATCGTAAGTGGTGGCCCGCAGATACGCCGTTTGAAGTGGCACTCGGTGCGATCCTAACGCAAGCGACATCGTGGCGCAATGTCGAGAAAGCGATGGAGAATCTCAAAAGTGCCGATGCTTTTACACCGGAAGAGATAGCTTCCATCAGCCAAGCTACATTGGAGCGGTTAATCCGACCCTCGCGTTACTTTCGTATGAAGGCACAGAAGGTCCGTGCGTTTGTGGACTACATCGCTGAGCGTCCCATGCACGTGATGTTTAAGCAAGATGTCCCTGAATTGCGTGAAGAACTGCTTTCCATCTATGGTGTCGGTCCTGAAACAGCGGATACGATTATCCTCTACGCTGCGGGAAAACCAAGTTTTGTTGTTGATTCCTATACCTACAGACTTTTCTCACGACTGGGATGGGTTACTGGGAACTATAACTATGAAAAACTTCGCGCCCTATTTATGGACAATCTCCCGCACGATGTTGATCTCTTCAACGAATATCATGCGTTAATCGTTGGGCACGGTGCGAGAATCTGTCATAAAAAAACACCGAATTGCCAAGAGTGTCGTTTACGGACGTCTTGTGCCTATTACGAGTCGTCTGAATGACGAGTGGGTTGCAATCGGCTGCCGCTATAGTTTTGCAAAAAAGTCCGCTTCTGTCAAAATTGGGATGCCCAATTCTTCCGCCTTCGTGTATTTGCTTCCCGCGCCTTCGCCAGCGATGAGGTAATCCGTCTTGCCTGTTACGCTTGATGTAACTTTACCGCCCCGCGTCTTAATCTCTTTAGATGCCTCGGTGCGCGTCATACCTTCAAGACTGCCCGTAACGACGAACGTTTTCCCACTGAAGAAGCTATCCGTCATTATACTGGCTTCTGTGCTGTTAGATTCTGCCGCTACTGTGAAACAGTGTAAACCGGCTTTCCGCAATTTGTCAATCAACGGCTGATTTTGCGAGAAGAAGTTGACAACACTCTCCGCTATCTGCGGACCGATACCGTCCACCGATTCAATTTCCTCAAGTGATATTTCGCTGAGTTTGTCTAAAGATGAAAAGTGTTCAATGAGCAGCTCCGCGACAGTTTCTCCGACATGAAAGATACCGAGTCCGAAAAGCACCTTCTCTACCGGTACCGTCTTGCTCTGTTCTATTTGGTGGACAAGGTTGCGCGCAGAAGGAACCCCCATCCGCTCCAGTTCGCTTAACGGTTCTACCTTCAGAGCGTAAAGATCGGCAACATCGCGAATCAGTTCTTTATCCACCAGTTGGTCAATTGTAGCGGGACCGAGACCTTCAATCTGGAGTGCGTTGCGCGAAGCATAGTGCGCAATGCGTCGTTTCAGTTGTGCAGCGCAGACCACGTTCACGCATCGGACCGCGACCTCTGTCTCTGTACGTTGGACAGACGTGCCACACGCCGGGCACGACTCTGGAAAGTTGAAAATAACTTCATCACCTGTTCGGTCTGCTTTTAGCACCTCAACGATTTTAGGGATGACATCCCCCGCACGCTCAAGCACAATCCGATCACCAATATGGATGTCTTTCGAGCGAATTTCTTGCTCGTTGTGTAGGGTGGCGTGTGTGATTGTCGCACCGGCGAGTGTTACAGGCTTCAGAATCGCCACCGGTGTCAGTGTACCCGTGCGTCCTACTTGCACTTCAATTTTTTCAATAGTTGTCGTGGCTTGCTGCGCGTTGAACTTGTAAGCGATTGCCCAGCGCGGATATTTGGAGGTTGCACCGAGTTCACGTTGTTGGGAGAATTGGTTGACTTTTACGACGACACCATCGGTCTCATAGGGAAGTTCGTGGCGTTTTTCTAACCAGTGTTCGTAATAGTTTTGAACGTCTTCAATGGATTTATGGTAGGTGGTATGCGGATTACACTTGAGTCCCCAACGCTTCATGTTTTCGAGCGATTCTGTGTGGGTTGCGGGAGCAAGTTCTTCGGCGTAATTGAGGGTATATATGAAGATATCTAATGGACGAGAGGCGGTTATGGAGGCATCTAACAGGCGCAATGAACCGGCGGCGGCATTCCGAGGGTTCGCGAAAGGTGGTTCCCCTTCTGATTCGCGCTGCACGTTAATTTCATTGAGACAATCTTTCGGGAGAAAGACTTCACCGCGCACTTCTAAGACAGGTGGCACTGCTCGTTCTGTGTCAACAAGTCGTAATGGAACAGAACGGATCGTTCGCAAGTTGTCGGTTACATCTTCACCGTATTCGCCATCTCCACGCGTGAGTCCTTGCGTAAATACACCGTTCTCATAAGTTAGCGAAACCCCCAGCCCGTCTATCTTCATCTCTGTGACGTATTCGACCGGGGCATCCTCTAATAACCGCTGTACACGTTCTGCGAATTCCCGTAACTCCTTTTCATTGTAACTGTTGTTCAGGCTCAGCATGGGATTACGGTGCTGTAGACGGGCACCTAATACAGCACCGCCACCGACCCGTTGCGTCGGTGAATCTGGCGGGATGGGTGCTTCACTTGCTGCTTCGAGTGCCGCAAGCTGCTTCATAAGCGCGTCGAAATCCGCGTCAGAGATTTCCGGTTGGTTGTCGATATAGTATTTGCGCTCATGATGGCGTATTAACGCTCTCAGCTCATCAATCTCTATTCGCATAACGCTTTATCCGGTTCTAAAAGGGGTTTTGAAAGGTTCAGGACGAACGCCCACAAAACAGATATTGAAGGATGAAAGGAAGGGGATGGAAGAATGGAAGGAAGGGTGTTCAATCTTCCAACCTTCCGACCTTCCAACCAAGAATTTTCCACTCCCGCAGGCAAACGAAAGAATCTTGCATAACCCTTAAAGTTTTTAAGCAACCTGGACCGGTCAGAATAAATCTATTTGCGTCACTGCGTGTGTGCAGATAAATTGCCTGCAAGTGTTAATCGTCTCTGGCGTGTAAATGTGCGTGGACGCGTGAAACCTTCGCCTGTCGGTCCCGCTATCGTCATCGCTAAGAATCCTTCGCCTTCCAACCCACAAGACGCGTAAGATGGAGCATTAATAACCACAACGCTGCAGTCCATTGCCTTCGTGAACTGCGTAATCCGTTTCGTGTTATTCGTGTGGAGCACTGCTGTATGTCCACGTCCGCCCTCTGCTCTAAGGGCACCTGCTAATGCCTCATCGAAATCTCGGCACCGAACAACGGGCAGAATCGGCATCAGGTATTCGTTGATAACAAACCCGTGGTCAGCCGGAACTTCTACAACAATTGCTGTCGTTTGTGCGGGTGCCGTGATACCAGCAGCGTTTAGAATCGTCAGGGCATCTTTACCGATGTATTCTTTGTTTGATTCGTCTTTTTCGGTGACAACAGACTCCAGTGCCTCGCGTTGGCTCGCGTCGAGTAGATGTCCGCCGCTCTGTGTGAGTGCTCGAATCGTTTCATTCGCAACAGATTCAACTACGAAGAGTGCTTTTTCGCCGATACAGAGCAGGTTATTGTCAAAACTGGTGCCTGCGATGACGTGTTTTGCGGCATCCTGCAGGTCAGCAGTCTCGTCGATAATTGCCGGTGGGTTGCCGGGACCGGCTGCGATTGTCTTTTTGCCGCTCGATAGTGCTGTCCTGACGACGGATGCTCCACCCGTCGCAACGAGCATAGCGATGTCAGGGTGCTCCATGATCTCCTTTGCTGTTCTTAGACTGGCATTTGCAACAGAGGTGAGCAGGTTGGCGGGACCGCCTGCCTTGACAATCGCTTCGTTGATGACGTGCATCGTCTCTTCGGTGCACTCACGAGCGTTTGGATGTGGACTGAAGACGACAGCGTTTCCGGCTGACAGCATTATAATCGCGTGGTTGATTACTGTTGATGTAGGATTGGTCGTGGGCGTAATCGAATTAATAACCCCGAATGGGACGTACTCAATCAAGAGCGTTCCCGTGTCACCTGACATCGCTTCTGACAGCAGATCCTCAACTCCCGGCGAGAGGGTAACGGCACCCTCATTCTTCATCACCTTATGTTCGGCGTTTCCCATGTTCGTATCTTGAACTGCTAAGTCAGCGAGGCGTTTCGCATTGGCAAGCGATACCTCTTTGATCGCTTCAATAATCTCACGTCTTTTGGCGAATCCGAGCTTAACAAGTGCTTCTTGTGCCGTTTTGGCCGCGGCGATCGCCTCCGCTACTGTCGCAAAAACCCCTGCCCGAGAAGAACTCGCACCCGTAACTGCTACAGGCTGCGCTGCTGCTGGTCGGTCTTGTTGCAGTGTTCTCAAGACTTGGGAAACAATCTCTTCAATCTGTTTTTCGTCAATTTGTGCCATTCAACCCTCCAGTACCTCACTGCGCGGGGCGCGCATACGAGAACACAGTAAAACCACCGAATGACACCTTAGACTGCGTATCCCGTGGTAGCGCGAATGTGTTCTCTGCTAAAGCGGTGTAGGGCTGAGGTGCGAAAGTCATCCCCACCCTACAAGGTCTCCGATTATTT encodes the following:
- a CDS encoding endonuclease III domain-containing protein, with the protein product MQILCEENITEKLFSLYNQLLAQHGHRKWWPADTPFEVALGAILTQATSWRNVEKAMENLKSADAFTPEEIASISQATLERLIRPSRYFRMKAQKVRAFVDYIAERPMHVMFKQDVPELREELLSIYGVGPETADTIILYAAGKPSFVVDSYTYRLFSRLGWVTGNYNYEKLRALFMDNLPHDVDLFNEYHALIVGHGARICHKKTPNCQECRLRTSCAYYESSE
- the ligA gene encoding NAD-dependent DNA ligase LigA — its product is MRIEIDELRALIRHHERKYYIDNQPEISDADFDALMKQLAALEAASEAPIPPDSPTQRVGGGAVLGARLQHRNPMLSLNNSYNEKELREFAERVQRLLEDAPVEYVTEMKIDGLGVSLTYENGVFTQGLTRGDGEYGEDVTDNLRTIRSVPLRLVDTERAVPPVLEVRGEVFLPKDCLNEINVQRESEGEPPFANPRNAAAGSLRLLDASITASRPLDIFIYTLNYAEELAPATHTESLENMKRWGLKCNPHTTYHKSIEDVQNYYEHWLEKRHELPYETDGVVVKVNQFSQQRELGATSKYPRWAIAYKFNAQQATTTIEKIEVQVGRTGTLTPVAILKPVTLAGATITHATLHNEQEIRSKDIHIGDRIVLERAGDVIPKIVEVLKADRTGDEVIFNFPESCPACGTSVQRTETEVAVRCVNVVCAAQLKRRIAHYASRNALQIEGLGPATIDQLVDKELIRDVADLYALKVEPLSELERMGVPSARNLVHQIEQSKTVPVEKVLFGLGIFHVGETVAELLIEHFSSLDKLSEISLEEIESVDGIGPQIAESVVNFFSQNQPLIDKLRKAGLHCFTVAAESNSTEASIMTDSFFSGKTFVVTGSLEGMTRTEASKEIKTRGGKVTSSVTGKTDYLIAGEGAGSKYTKAEELGIPILTEADFFAKL
- a CDS encoding aldehyde dehydrogenase; its protein translation is MAQIDEKQIEEIVSQVLRTLQQDRPAAAQPVAVTGASSSRAGVFATVAEAIAAAKTAQEALVKLGFAKRREIIEAIKEVSLANAKRLADLAVQDTNMGNAEHKVMKNEGAVTLSPGVEDLLSEAMSGDTGTLLIEYVPFGVINSITPTTNPTSTVINHAIIMLSAGNAVVFSPHPNARECTEETMHVINEAIVKAGGPANLLTSVANASLRTAKEIMEHPDIAMLVATGGASVVRTALSSGKKTIAAGPGNPPAIIDETADLQDAAKHVIAGTSFDNNLLCIGEKALFVVESVANETIRALTQSGGHLLDASQREALESVVTEKDESNKEYIGKDALTILNAAGITAPAQTTAIVVEVPADHGFVINEYLMPILPVVRCRDFDEALAGALRAEGGRGHTAVLHTNNTKRITQFTKAMDCSVVVINAPSYASCGLEGEGFLAMTIAGPTGEGFTRPRTFTRQRRLTLAGNLSAHTQ